The Peribacillus sp. FSL E2-0218 genome contains a region encoding:
- a CDS encoding ATP-binding protein, translating into MKLNPYITKSLSRQVVSLMTGCIILFIAGTGILFFHLQSLHAEYIQHRQSIVGKQLVIEDILDQYHTVFLNLTAYNSLDKDGLKEQSTQEEISIRENIEQFKAIAHSKEDRVMTDKLDNFTSYYFSEALPSLLDSPENNGGTHMAQVSDFRSLIKSYLGKLTEKRDENVKDLTKEQSILQGVFVGFVLIFLFIFLFIVRSIIKNIGKPLADFSMAANEIAAGREAVISVNENRRDELGALSIAFKKMLSSVQEKEQELMAHNEELLAQQDELQAQQNELQVTLGIIRDNEQKLTRRNELINGISSTLDKNEVLKSIVFNMSKIISADRGMIALVHEDASSSFGISDNGVKQFRNNIHSGLNYRLLEEKKPFTIKREQLDAEKGYHENTNYSYDLYLPVLSTFQEVDAIMVYSRYGTPFKDQEVEECETLAKQIATSLDKIKLYEQTEGNRKLNQDILNTIKEGIQLIDQDGKVVQVNQPFCDIFKTGSTPDQIIDLPWEKWSAELSEQMEGDRFSRSLEEAIQHLEEANHEQRSFTFKKKETNQVIKVYFEALRYREEGFGTILVYRDITMEYEVDQMKSEFVSTVSHELRTPLASVLGFTELMLNKPLKPERQTKYLQTIYNEAKRLTALINDFLDVQKMESGKQVYEKKYVEVLPLLQKVIEHLEINTAHHDIQLQVETTDVMILGDRIKIEQAFTNLLSNSIKYSPDGGRILVRVYSSKEMLSIDIEDEGLGIPEESLPHLFQKFYRVDNSDRRRIGGTGLGLAIVDEIIKSHGGQVTVVSQYGKGSTFTISFPKVTQKEASSNHDRQSIKLSYEIMVIEDDINLAELLKYELMDSGFHVNYFNSGRKAFQELKKSPPDAIVLDILLEEGEMDGWGILRELKVSAGLKEIPVFISTALDEREKGLSLGAKDYLVKPYKPSQLSKVIMHTLLSNRKKGQILIPHSCNEGDHE; encoded by the coding sequence ATGAAGCTGAATCCATACATTACTAAAAGTCTGTCAAGGCAGGTCGTGTCTTTGATGACGGGATGCATCATCCTATTCATTGCCGGGACAGGCATATTATTTTTCCATTTGCAGTCTTTGCACGCTGAATATATCCAGCACCGGCAAAGCATTGTCGGAAAACAATTAGTAATTGAAGATATACTCGACCAATATCATACGGTCTTTTTAAATTTGACAGCCTATAATTCACTTGATAAAGATGGGTTAAAGGAACAATCCACCCAAGAGGAAATTTCGATTCGGGAAAATATTGAACAGTTTAAGGCTATTGCTCATTCCAAGGAAGATAGGGTCATGACCGATAAGCTTGACAATTTTACCAGTTATTATTTTAGCGAAGCTCTCCCGTCCTTATTGGATTCCCCCGAAAACAACGGTGGCACACACATGGCGCAAGTTTCGGATTTTCGCAGCCTGATAAAATCATATTTGGGCAAGCTGACGGAGAAACGTGATGAAAACGTGAAGGATCTTACAAAAGAACAGTCCATCCTTCAAGGCGTATTTGTCGGATTCGTTCTTATTTTCTTATTCATCTTCCTGTTCATAGTCAGATCGATTATCAAGAATATCGGTAAGCCACTTGCCGATTTCTCAATGGCAGCCAATGAGATTGCTGCTGGTCGGGAGGCTGTCATTTCGGTCAATGAAAATCGCAGGGATGAGCTTGGGGCTTTGTCGATCGCCTTCAAAAAAATGTTATCCAGCGTTCAGGAAAAAGAGCAGGAATTGATGGCGCATAATGAAGAGCTGCTGGCACAGCAGGATGAACTGCAGGCCCAGCAAAATGAACTGCAAGTGACACTTGGGATCATAAGGGATAATGAACAGAAGCTAACAAGGAGAAATGAATTGATCAACGGGATATCCTCCACATTGGATAAAAACGAAGTATTGAAGAGCATTGTCTTTAATATGAGTAAGATCATTTCGGCTGATCGCGGGATGATTGCTTTAGTTCATGAAGATGCATCTTCTTCATTTGGAATTTCGGATAATGGCGTGAAGCAATTCCGAAACAACATCCACAGTGGTTTGAATTATCGTTTGCTAGAAGAAAAGAAACCCTTCACGATAAAAAGAGAACAATTGGACGCGGAGAAAGGGTATCACGAAAATACGAATTACAGTTATGATTTATATCTTCCCGTTTTATCCACGTTTCAAGAAGTAGACGCCATCATGGTTTACAGCAGATATGGAACGCCATTTAAGGATCAGGAAGTGGAAGAATGCGAAACACTGGCCAAGCAAATCGCCACGTCTCTTGACAAAATCAAGCTATACGAGCAAACCGAAGGTAATCGAAAATTAAATCAAGATATTTTGAACACGATAAAGGAAGGCATCCAGTTGATCGATCAGGATGGAAAGGTTGTGCAGGTCAATCAGCCCTTCTGCGATATTTTTAAAACCGGTTCAACCCCTGATCAAATCATTGACTTGCCATGGGAGAAGTGGAGTGCTGAGTTATCTGAACAAATGGAGGGGGATAGATTTTCCCGCTCGTTGGAGGAAGCGATTCAGCATCTTGAAGAAGCCAATCATGAACAACGCAGCTTCACTTTTAAAAAGAAAGAAACGAATCAGGTCATAAAGGTTTATTTCGAAGCTTTGCGCTATCGTGAAGAGGGTTTTGGGACTATCTTGGTTTATCGGGATATAACGATGGAATATGAAGTGGATCAAATGAAATCCGAATTCGTCAGTACGGTCAGCCATGAATTAAGGACTCCGCTTGCAAGCGTCCTTGGTTTTACCGAATTGATGCTAAATAAACCATTGAAGCCGGAAAGGCAGACAAAATATCTGCAGACGATCTACAATGAAGCGAAACGGCTGACAGCACTTATCAATGATTTTCTGGATGTTCAAAAAATGGAGTCGGGCAAACAGGTTTATGAAAAAAAATATGTGGAGGTCCTTCCATTGCTCCAGAAGGTCATCGAACACTTGGAAATAAATACAGCACACCATGATATTCAGCTTCAAGTGGAAACGACTGACGTGATGATTTTGGGAGATCGGATAAAGATCGAACAGGCCTTTACCAATCTTCTAAGTAATTCAATCAAATATTCTCCTGATGGCGGCAGGATATTGGTACGGGTTTATAGCAGCAAGGAAATGCTTTCCATTGATATCGAGGATGAAGGGCTTGGCATTCCCGAAGAATCACTGCCCCATTTATTTCAGAAGTTTTATCGGGTCGATAATTCAGATCGCCGCAGAATTGGAGGCACTGGACTGGGACTGGCAATCGTTGATGAAATCATCAAATCGCATGGAGGTCAGGTGACGGTGGTTTCACAATACGGAAAAGGGAGCACATTCACCATTTCTTTCCCTAAGGTTACGCAAAAGGAAGCGAGCTCGAATCATGATCGGCAATCGATAAAACTGAGCTATGAAATCATGGTAATCGAAGACGATATTAATTTGGCGGAACTATTGAAATATGAATTGATGGATAGCGGGTTTCATGTGAATTATTTCAATAGTGGGAGAAAAGCCTTCCAGGAACTGAAAAAATCACCGCCTGACGCCATTGTGCTGGATATCCTTCTTGAAGAAGGAGAGATGGATGGGTGGGGCATTTTAAGGGAGTTAAAAGTATCCGCTGGCTTGAAGGAGATTCCCGTTTTCATATCGACCGCACTTGATGAAAGGGAAAAAGGGCTTTCCTTGGGGGCCAAGGATTACTTAGTTAAACCTTACAAGCCGAGCCAATTATCGAAAGTGATCATGCATACGTTGTTAAGCAATCGTAAAAAAGGGCAAATCTTGATACCGCATTCCTGTAATGAAGGGGACCATGAGTAA
- a CDS encoding response regulator: MKRILLAEDEEVLRMLVVDTLEDEDYVVDEAADGMEAVQLLKHRTYDLIILDYMMPGYTGLEIIEKIQSSEIQAQGKILMLSAKSQQFEQERVLEAGADYFMAKPFSPLKLIEKIEVILHEAESIHY, translated from the coding sequence ATGAAACGAATTTTATTAGCGGAAGATGAAGAAGTGTTACGAATGCTGGTAGTGGACACACTGGAGGATGAAGATTATGTGGTTGACGAAGCGGCAGATGGGATGGAGGCCGTGCAGCTTCTCAAGCACCGGACATATGACCTGATTATTCTTGATTATATGATGCCAGGGTATACTGGTTTGGAGATCATTGAAAAAATCCAGTCTTCCGAAATACAAGCACAAGGAAAAATCCTCATGTTATCTGCCAAAAGCCAGCAATTTGAGCAAGAACGAGTATTGGAAGCAGGTGCGGACTATTTCATGGCCAAACCATTCAGTCCGTTAAAGCTAATCGAAAAGATAGAGGTCATTCTGCATGAAGCTGAATCCATACATTACTAA
- a CDS encoding diguanylate cyclase produces the protein MKLVNMDKYKNSLFGNIKNQLSDWLELEDVQTIPEDEVFRFLHSIKGTAGTLQLCGLMAITEQLLEATDEESGRVWIPTELRNFLFELIEHTYEYEHFDEIEVKGKSVRDSQAPLIQIIDDDISMLILLKDLLEEQGWMVITNADPVKATNQYFEMQPDCLILDIQLPAKDGFQILQDIHLHNEKYFIPKIMISIQNDKPTRIKAFKMGADDFIGKPIDIDEFIVKMERHLQRKRIFDQSVLIDELTQVYNRRFLEDTLPRYFNDYKRSGQPFTISIIDIDHFKRVNDRYGHAVGDFVLAEFAQFIKSKIRSSDLICRYGGEEFVLIFPDTSNVQAKNKLTRLIKDFSAKEFTHEGQPFSVTFSAGAFTVENEQVTPKEALEEADTSLYEAKRTGRAKVESIQQTRFNKKFLNVSVIDDDIIIRTILTKALRSLQVPYFDLDIAVYEDGPSFLNSDRAKEDVGHFLILDGVMPIMDGIEVLQKVKQGSNADFYTVLMLTGRKSTDDIAKALTLGADDYVTKPFSITDLKSRIERLLTKLI, from the coding sequence GTGAAACTTGTAAATATGGACAAATACAAAAATAGCTTATTTGGAAATATAAAAAACCAACTTTCAGATTGGCTGGAGCTTGAAGATGTTCAAACGATCCCGGAGGATGAAGTATTCCGTTTCTTGCATTCCATCAAAGGGACCGCGGGAACGCTGCAATTATGTGGACTTATGGCAATTACGGAACAGCTATTAGAAGCCACGGATGAAGAAAGTGGCCGAGTATGGATTCCAACCGAACTTAGGAATTTCCTTTTCGAGCTTATTGAACATACATACGAATATGAGCATTTTGATGAAATTGAAGTAAAGGGAAAATCGGTACGTGATTCCCAGGCCCCGCTCATCCAGATCATTGACGATGATATTTCCATGCTCATTTTATTGAAGGATCTTCTGGAGGAACAGGGATGGATGGTGATCACGAATGCCGATCCCGTCAAGGCGACCAATCAATATTTTGAAATGCAGCCAGATTGCCTAATACTTGATATTCAACTGCCTGCAAAGGATGGGTTCCAAATCCTCCAGGACATTCATTTGCATAATGAGAAATATTTCATTCCAAAAATCATGATCAGCATCCAGAACGATAAGCCAACCAGAATCAAAGCATTCAAGATGGGAGCGGATGATTTCATCGGCAAGCCGATCGATATAGATGAGTTTATCGTCAAGATGGAAAGACATCTGCAGAGGAAGAGGATTTTTGATCAGTCGGTCCTGATCGATGAGTTGACGCAGGTATATAACCGAAGATTCCTTGAAGACACGCTGCCGCGCTATTTCAATGACTATAAGCGGTCAGGACAGCCTTTTACGATCAGCATCATTGATATAGATCACTTTAAACGAGTGAATGATCGGTATGGGCATGCGGTCGGGGATTTCGTACTGGCAGAGTTCGCCCAATTCATAAAAAGCAAGATCAGGAGCTCGGATTTGATCTGCCGCTATGGAGGGGAAGAATTCGTCCTTATTTTTCCTGATACTTCAAATGTACAAGCCAAGAATAAGCTAACAAGGTTAATCAAGGACTTTTCCGCAAAGGAATTCACCCACGAGGGGCAGCCTTTTTCGGTTACATTTTCTGCAGGAGCATTTACGGTTGAAAATGAGCAGGTTACACCAAAGGAAGCACTTGAGGAAGCGGACACTTCTTTATATGAAGCGAAACGAACAGGGCGTGCAAAGGTTGAAAGTATACAGCAAACCCGGTTTAACAAAAAATTTCTTAATGTGTCCGTAATCGATGATGACATCATTATCCGGACCATCTTGACCAAAGCATTGCGTTCGCTGCAGGTACCGTACTTCGATTTGGATATTGCCGTTTATGAAGACGGCCCTTCATTCTTGAATTCCGATCGAGCCAAGGAAGACGTGGGGCATTTTTTAATTCTTGACGGTGTAATGCCGATCATGGATGGAATTGAAGTGCTGCAGAAAGTGAAACAGGGAAGCAATGCGGATTTTTATACCGTATTGATGCTGACGGGAAGAAAAAGTACGGATGATATTGCCAAAGCGTTGACATTGGGGGCCGACGATTATGTAACCAAACCCTTTAGCATTACTGACCTGAAGTCGAGGATAGAGCGCCTGTTGACAAAGCTCATCTAA
- a CDS encoding hydrolase: MTKKLYYTSPKTAQWDSEILGCFKENDHYYITLDETAFFPEGGGQPSDTGTIDGLPVLDVMKGTDGSILHKLERKPNSRTVHCELDWSRRFDHMQSHSGQHLLSAVCRELYDANTVSFHLGKEYLTIDITEANWTEIHTAAAEKKVNQYIFDNRKLHTYYVTKEQLQTLAVVKMPKVSENIRIVEIEGIEYNPCGGTHVERTGEIGLIKILKTEKQKDHTRLYFKCGSRALKDYSEGLGTLSALSNKFNTGRTEIFNRVEKMDNDYKQLLSENENLKLENAKFLADSLLTGNQEGFIHHLFEESSLKELQYLAATIIKKEKVLVLLASKKDQKMILSNSGPLPIHCGQYFKAELNLFNGKGGGSEQTAQAGFSSLNDLHAFYQFTIEKWSPNSAE; the protein is encoded by the coding sequence ATGACAAAAAAATTGTATTACACATCCCCCAAGACCGCTCAATGGGATTCCGAGATCCTGGGGTGCTTCAAGGAGAATGACCATTACTATATCACACTTGATGAAACAGCCTTCTTTCCAGAAGGAGGCGGCCAACCTTCGGATACAGGAACCATCGATGGCCTCCCCGTTCTTGACGTAATGAAAGGCACTGATGGAAGCATTCTTCATAAGCTTGAGAGAAAGCCAAATTCAAGGACTGTACACTGTGAACTGGATTGGTCCCGCCGCTTCGACCACATGCAATCACATAGCGGCCAGCATCTCCTATCAGCTGTCTGCCGGGAACTTTACGATGCGAATACAGTCAGCTTCCATCTTGGCAAAGAGTATTTGACCATCGATATAACCGAAGCCAATTGGACTGAAATACATACGGCGGCAGCTGAAAAAAAGGTGAATCAATATATCTTCGATAATCGCAAACTGCACACATATTACGTCACCAAGGAGCAATTACAGACACTTGCTGTCGTAAAGATGCCTAAGGTTTCCGAGAATATCCGCATTGTCGAAATCGAAGGGATAGAGTATAACCCGTGTGGCGGAACCCACGTTGAACGAACTGGGGAAATTGGTTTGATAAAAATCCTCAAAACCGAGAAGCAGAAGGACCATACCCGCCTCTATTTCAAATGCGGCTCCAGGGCATTGAAAGATTACTCCGAAGGGCTAGGCACCCTCTCGGCCCTATCAAATAAATTCAATACCGGACGCACTGAAATCTTCAATCGAGTCGAAAAAATGGACAATGACTACAAACAGCTGCTTTCGGAAAATGAAAACCTAAAGCTTGAAAATGCAAAATTCCTGGCTGACTCCTTGCTTACTGGAAATCAGGAAGGGTTCATCCATCATTTATTCGAAGAAAGCTCACTGAAAGAATTGCAATATTTAGCAGCTACGATAATAAAAAAAGAAAAAGTGCTTGTATTATTAGCTTCCAAGAAGGATCAAAAAATGATTCTATCCAACAGCGGACCGCTGCCCATACATTGCGGACAATATTTCAAAGCCGAGCTTAATCTCTTTAACGGGAAAGGCGGCGGAAGTGAACAGACCGCCCAAGCAGGGTTTAGCTCACTAAATGATCTGCATGCCTTTTATCAGTTCACTATCGAAAAATGGAGTCCTAATTCCGCCGAATAA
- a CDS encoding GNAT family N-acetyltransferase, which yields MKIRKATEKDVKGIAHVHISSWQSTYAGILPHHYLASLNIETRMKNWQRNLKMLHNATFVAENSNGEIIGFASGGPEQTKDPHIQGEVYAIYFLKTYQRRGLGRQMVKSIIDELMKMGHKNLIIWALKDNPSCGFYEALGGHVIAEKTVKMAGIELIEVGYGWDDIQDILVHL from the coding sequence ATGAAAATAAGAAAAGCGACGGAGAAAGATGTAAAGGGTATAGCCCATGTGCATATAAGCAGTTGGCAATCTACTTATGCAGGAATCCTGCCACATCACTATCTAGCTTCATTGAATATCGAAACCAGGATGAAAAATTGGCAAAGGAATTTAAAAATGCTCCATAATGCCACATTTGTAGCGGAAAATTCCAACGGGGAAATCATCGGTTTCGCTTCAGGCGGGCCTGAACAAACAAAAGACCCGCATATTCAAGGTGAAGTATATGCCATCTACTTCTTGAAAACCTATCAACGAAGGGGACTGGGCAGGCAAATGGTAAAATCCATCATCGATGAACTTATGAAAATGGGCCATAAGAATTTAATCATCTGGGCATTGAAGGATAATCCTTCATGCGGTTTTTACGAAGCGCTAGGCGGTCACGTCATTGCTGAAAAAACGGTTAAAATGGCCGGAATCGAGCTAATCGAAGTAGGATATGGATGGGATGATATCCAGGATATCCTTGTTCATTTGTAA
- the helD gene encoding RNA polymerase recycling motor HelD, whose protein sequence is MGSHPDFEKERQRLDFTKRYIDVVIKTSETSKDQFQRNMQEAFGDADWSESGLYSQLLTTANFFEMSKTELESLRKASKKPYFARVDFERNDGSSGEMLYFGKTSLYQRESQEQIIVDWRSPIANLYYEGRIGEIEYEAEGETFSGSITLKRQLMIEEGVLEDVRDIDLTTTDELLQESLSKSSSNRLTDIITTIQEEQNKIIRADLNKPIIVQGAAGSGKTTIALHRISYFIYHYKDMFDPRQLMILAPNRVFIDYISEALPELGVEKVKQFTFAEYVQVAIGKQVKLAPDDKLTRLLEKDDEETKIAVWISGLKGTPAFKNILDEYIKDIFRGFHPDADFYCDKYRLYSSKKFIRLLEEDYWYLPLYTRLDKLKAILQNEVKRKKKIILERVTEFYEAKIEKALYKNIDPVIRKEFVTKCHDKKEERIRQAQKAIRTSVKAYFKQFQMKNLFQYYQELFEDPERLVSYSNGKLTLEDAGTLCSYNRKSFSMKSYETEDLGALLYLQERLFGVAKENKAKNVVIDEAQDYSFMQLQALKTAVDTDMFTLVGDLAQGIHSYRGLQTWEEVHRRIFPRATYTELQKSYRTTVEIMNQANRVLQLLTYDFPEVEPVVRHGREPEFISIDKDGWEEELTELIETLKGEGFKTFAVIAKTMKDCKLANDKLSEINQDFHLIDEAGSIPKNKTLIVPSYQAKGLEFDVVFAISLEETYGTENELDIKLLYVTMTRPLHRLYFLGRKKNAFLIEP, encoded by the coding sequence TTGGGAAGTCATCCCGATTTTGAGAAGGAGCGACAGAGGCTGGATTTTACAAAACGCTATATCGATGTCGTCATCAAAACCTCAGAAACGAGCAAAGATCAATTTCAACGCAATATGCAAGAAGCTTTTGGTGATGCAGACTGGTCTGAATCCGGCTTATATTCTCAATTGCTGACGACAGCGAACTTTTTTGAAATGTCCAAAACCGAGCTTGAGAGTTTACGGAAAGCGAGTAAAAAGCCTTATTTTGCTAGAGTCGATTTTGAAAGAAATGATGGCAGCAGCGGTGAGATGCTTTATTTCGGAAAAACCTCCCTTTATCAAAGGGAAAGTCAGGAGCAGATCATCGTCGATTGGCGATCACCGATTGCCAATCTTTATTACGAGGGAAGAATTGGCGAAATTGAGTACGAAGCCGAAGGGGAAACATTTAGCGGCAGCATCACGTTAAAGAGGCAGCTAATGATCGAGGAAGGTGTCCTGGAAGACGTAAGGGACATCGATTTAACGACAACGGATGAACTGTTGCAGGAATCCCTTTCTAAAAGTTCAAGCAATCGGCTGACTGATATCATTACGACGATTCAGGAAGAACAAAATAAAATCATCCGCGCGGACTTGAACAAACCGATCATTGTCCAGGGAGCGGCCGGCAGCGGTAAAACAACAATTGCTTTACATCGGATATCCTACTTCATTTATCACTACAAAGACATGTTCGACCCACGGCAATTGATGATCCTGGCTCCGAACAGGGTTTTCATCGATTACATATCTGAAGCATTGCCTGAATTGGGTGTTGAAAAAGTAAAGCAGTTCACTTTCGCCGAATATGTCCAGGTGGCGATAGGTAAACAAGTGAAGCTCGCGCCGGATGATAAATTAACGCGATTGCTGGAAAAGGATGACGAAGAAACCAAGATCGCTGTTTGGATATCAGGCTTGAAGGGAACCCCTGCGTTTAAAAATATTTTGGACGAATATATAAAGGATATTTTCAGGGGATTTCATCCGGATGCTGATTTTTATTGTGATAAATATCGCCTCTATTCTTCTAAGAAGTTCATCAGATTATTGGAAGAGGATTATTGGTATTTGCCTCTATACACGAGATTGGATAAATTGAAGGCCATTTTACAAAATGAAGTGAAACGGAAAAAGAAAATCATACTTGAGAGGGTCACGGAGTTTTATGAGGCCAAAATTGAAAAGGCACTCTATAAGAATATCGATCCAGTCATACGTAAGGAATTCGTTACAAAATGCCACGATAAAAAGGAAGAGAGGATCCGGCAGGCCCAAAAAGCGATCCGAACTTCTGTAAAAGCCTATTTCAAGCAATTTCAAATGAAAAACCTCTTCCAATACTATCAGGAATTGTTCGAAGACCCAGAGCGGCTGGTCTCGTACAGTAACGGCAAACTGACTTTGGAAGATGCCGGCACATTATGCAGCTACAATCGTAAATCATTTTCCATGAAAAGCTATGAAACCGAGGATTTGGGTGCATTATTATATCTTCAGGAGCGGCTATTTGGCGTCGCCAAAGAAAATAAAGCAAAAAATGTCGTCATTGACGAGGCGCAGGATTATAGTTTCATGCAGTTACAAGCGCTCAAGACGGCAGTGGATACTGATATGTTCACATTGGTAGGTGACCTGGCACAAGGCATCCATTCATATCGTGGCTTGCAAACATGGGAAGAGGTTCACAGGCGTATTTTCCCGCGGGCGACCTATACGGAATTGCAAAAAAGCTACAGGACGACCGTCGAAATCATGAACCAGGCTAACCGAGTTCTTCAGTTGCTAACCTACGATTTCCCTGAAGTTGAACCTGTTGTCCGTCATGGCAGGGAACCTGAATTCATCTCCATTGATAAGGATGGGTGGGAAGAAGAATTGACCGAATTGATTGAAACACTTAAAGGGGAAGGATTCAAAACGTTCGCGGTAATTGCCAAAACGATGAAGGATTGTAAACTGGCGAACGATAAACTAAGTGAAATCAATCAAGACTTCCACCTAATAGATGAGGCGGGAAGCATCCCGAAAAATAAAACCCTTATCGTTCCCTCTTACCAAGCGAAGGGGCTGGAATTCGATGTTGTATTTGCCATATCGCTGGAGGAAACGTACGGCACCGAAAATGAGCTTGACATCAAGCTGCTATACGTCACGATGACAAGGCCTTTGCACCGTCTCTATTTTTTAGGACGGAAGAAAAACGCTTTCCTTATCGAGCCGTAA
- a CDS encoding nuclear transport factor 2 family protein: MEHELKEFIKKCDHAIQQEDFNTLKNYYTEDAILVVKPDMIARGKEEIKEAFIKIANYFNNTLVPTQGEMIILEAGDTALVISQTLIHADKTDSKYSNDRRATYVFKKNSQGEWLCAIDNSYGTDLINR; this comes from the coding sequence ATGGAACATGAATTAAAGGAATTCATCAAAAAGTGTGACCACGCCATACAACAGGAAGATTTTAATACTCTGAAGAATTACTATACGGAGGATGCGATTTTGGTTGTAAAGCCTGATATGATTGCAAGAGGTAAAGAGGAGATCAAAGAAGCATTTATTAAAATTGCAAACTATTTTAATAACACTCTTGTACCGACTCAGGGAGAAATGATTATCTTGGAAGCTGGAGACACAGCTTTGGTTATTTCGCAAACGCTAATCCATGCCGATAAAACGGATTCGAAATATTCAAATGATAGAAGGGCAACTTACGTATTCAAGAAAAATTCACAAGGTGAATGGCTTTGCGCAATCGACAATTCATATGGCACAGACTTAATCAATAGATAG
- a CDS encoding ATP-binding cassette domain-containing protein codes for MITVNNVGLRYGDRKLFEDVNIKFTPGNCYGLIGANGAGKSTFLKILSGEIEAQSGDVHMGPGERLAVLKQDHFAYEEEEVLKVVIMGHERLYQVMQEKDAIYMKENFTDEDGMKAAELEGEFAELNGWEAEPEASILLKGLGITEELHTKKMAELTGGDKVKVLLAQALFGKPDVLLLDEPTNHLDLKAIKWLEEFLINFENTVIVVSHDRYFLNKVCTHIADLDFGKIKVYIGNYDFWYESSQLALKLTQDANKKKEEKIKELQNFIARFSANASKSSQATSRKKLLDKISLDDIQPSSRRYPYVGFTPEREIGNDLLRVDGISKTIDGIKILDNVSFTMNKGDKIAFVGKDEIAQTTMFKILAGEIEPDEGTFKWGVTTSQAYFPKDNAEFFEGVDLTLVDWLRQYSPNDQSESFLRGFLGRMLFSGDEVTKKASVLSGGEKVRCMLSKMMLSGSNVLMLDEPTNHLDLESITALNNGLIAFKGSMIFSSHDHQFIQTVANRIIELTPKGTVDKQVSYDEYLDNSQLQKQVAEMYK; via the coding sequence ATGATTACTGTAAATAATGTTGGTTTACGCTATGGCGATCGTAAACTGTTTGAAGATGTTAATATAAAATTCACGCCTGGTAACTGCTACGGGCTTATTGGTGCAAATGGTGCAGGTAAATCCACTTTCTTAAAAATCCTTTCCGGTGAAATCGAAGCACAATCCGGTGATGTTCATATGGGGCCAGGCGAACGCCTTGCCGTTCTTAAGCAAGATCACTTCGCTTATGAAGAAGAGGAAGTACTTAAAGTTGTCATCATGGGTCACGAAAGATTATATCAAGTCATGCAAGAAAAAGATGCCATCTATATGAAGGAAAACTTCACGGACGAGGACGGTATGAAAGCTGCTGAGCTTGAAGGTGAATTTGCCGAATTAAACGGATGGGAAGCGGAACCTGAAGCATCCATCCTCTTAAAGGGACTTGGCATTACAGAAGAACTGCATACAAAGAAAATGGCTGAATTGACCGGTGGCGACAAAGTGAAAGTATTGCTTGCCCAAGCGCTTTTCGGCAAACCGGATGTTCTATTGCTGGATGAGCCTACCAACCATCTGGATTTAAAAGCGATCAAGTGGCTGGAAGAGTTCTTGATCAACTTTGAAAATACCGTTATCGTCGTTTCCCATGACCGTTACTTCCTTAACAAAGTTTGTACACATATCGCCGATCTTGACTTCGGTAAAATCAAAGTGTATATCGGGAACTATGACTTCTGGTATGAATCCAGTCAGCTTGCCCTTAAACTGACTCAAGATGCGAACAAGAAAAAAGAAGAAAAAATTAAAGAGCTGCAAAATTTCATCGCTCGATTCAGCGCCAACGCATCCAAATCGAGCCAGGCAACATCGCGTAAGAAATTATTGGATAAAATCAGTTTGGATGATATCCAGCCTTCATCTCGCCGTTATCCTTATGTCGGTTTCACACCAGAGCGTGAAATCGGGAACGACCTGCTGCGGGTTGATGGAATTTCGAAAACGATCGATGGCATCAAAATCTTGGATAACGTCAGCTTCACGATGAATAAAGGCGACAAGATTGCATTTGTCGGCAAAGATGAGATTGCCCAAACGACCATGTTCAAAATTTTGGCTGGAGAAATTGAGCCGGATGAAGGTACTTTCAAGTGGGGTGTAACGACTTCACAGGCATACTTCCCTAAAGATAATGCCGAATTCTTTGAAGGCGTCGATTTGACTCTTGTCGATTGGCTTCGTCAATATTCCCCGAATGATCAAAGCGAAAGCTTCCTGCGCGGATTCTTAGGGAGAATGCTATTCTCTGGTGATGAAGTGACGAAGAAGGCAAGTGTTCTTTCAGGGGGCGAGAAAGTCCGCTGCATGCTTTCGAAAATGATGTTAAGCGGATCCAATGTCCTTATGCTTGATGAACCGACAAACCATCTGGACTTAGAGTCGATTACAGCATTGAACAACGGGTTGATCGCCTTTAAAGGATCGATGATCTTCTCTTCTCATGACCATCAGTTCATCCAAACTGTTGCGAACCGGATCATTGAGCTTACACCAAAAGGTACGGTCGATAAGCAAGTCAGTTATGATGAGTATCTGGATAATAGCCAATTGCAAAAACAAGTGGCTGAAATGTACAAATAA